In the genome of Montipora foliosa isolate CH-2021 chromosome 3, ASM3666993v2, whole genome shotgun sequence, one region contains:
- the LOC137994445 gene encoding chondroitin sulfate ABC exolyase-like, translated as MFGDRFLFLVCTGVVLFLLDFVSSQASRNARTRFIDHECHQTLDFENRDQRKCFKAHGGSKRKVSNCAAKNGTYSLKWQYNSLGTPATLNYSRPSSFAIAGKSLRSGGIKIWLYKETRSIGKKMEINLIGGNRKATALVGSFEVSLEFTGWRGIWVAYKECIASLSSNPSLTGVSFVLNHTDTIYIDLLRFVDRISFQSRDKIVPPLKKTLYKKMHSFQQSYRWSEFMQNIITGNRQIVISPSKTLSLNHIESRLRNFYFNETRTSYDNDSYYIMERWKSIIKSIDKANKEYDRLDLNLTTVRGCTTVVRGPPLFCRRSVMGIRTYSQTDPKRKFSFVMDKIMLPLALEFYLKSRQNELIETVRRETPRLNSANSAQALQKICGSRSNRQQEFENYLSGIAGNPSYTELDVRRSLDYINKVRLQRIINLLDYVEDQGWADGSAIGSLDHEMNRDGAGFMHTLFFLKESLHANSANKSRLLKLINTSKWYNDFGEVYQTPHFEYSGTTADIMITMMLFRLMIVLIMPTGTDDEIKARQRDMDALKKWMNNALTINKAFGGVIKPDYTGFHHMAFYGSAYIPQALHTAALIQYLLEGTDFELSPTAKQNLQQGLKTLRVIAVKYSTPSSVGGRFPDFSKAVLAQILPAYAYLSISYPGALITSPTPGITVSDLTGDAKMFLRLYQTSDETVEKYLTNGNIHAGKTYMSTLGSVDIMKSVYDRALSKNVFAEPSPEGHWSKNFAALSIHRRKDWAVTVKGFNRFVWDFEGTLEENAHGIFQSHGAMLIANSEESLKAHNVSEGWDWTKIPGATTMNLTLKETLLKEARHFSPRSYAGGVTFKGPEPFSDGAFGMDFHQPDYQFFNQNHPHPNIKLSFKKSVFFYQNLLVCLGSNISVQNGGDRVAQTTLFQDRLQSVSSAPAPVERKDNQTGKIDYVSIVDTKGNSYFIPRSSASSLKFQATNQTSQTPSRNPSVGYYATTWLEHRSPNSNYEYAVYVNTPSYPKSADVFWEYHHHYPYEKPYIVLKQDHEAHVVKFEITPARWTVLEPFYSYVIFMSNPTLPDGPITEVTNQCRIMIDDDAMFVYLSISYPDLNFPVPNQLKALRDIGDTEMFYMESEEVEVSVTLTTNVNKTLPTQPVVHGLPDRHGYVPEVRVESALSSPGSPKGNTIVFSNLKNGFSVEIKLRK; from the exons ATGTTTGGAGACAGATTTCTGTTTCTTGTCTGTACTGGCGTTGTGTTGTTCCTGTTGGACTTCGTATCAAGTCAGGCAAGTCGGAATGCACGGACTCGCTTCATAG ATCACGAATGCCATCAGACTTTGGATTTTGAGAACAGGGATCAAAGAAAATGCTTTAAAGCTCACGGCGGTTCAAAACGAAAGGTGTCCAATTGCGCGGCCAAGAACGGGACATACTCTCTTAAATGGCAATACAATTCTCTGGGGACACCAGCAACACTGAATTACAGCCGACCATCAAGCTTTGCCATTGCGGGTAAAAGTCTTCGCTCTGGAGGTATTAAAATCTGGCTTTACAAGGAAACGCGCTCTATCGGGAAGAAGATGGAAATCAACCTGATTGGTGGAAATAGGAAGGCTACAGCACTAGTGGGATCTTTCGAAGTGAGCTTGGAATTTACGGGTTGGAGAGGAATATGGGTGGCATACAAAGAGTGCATAGCGTCTCTGAGCAGCAATCCAAGTTTAACTGGAGTCAGTTTTGTGTTAAACCATACGGATACCATCTACATTGATTTGTTACGTTTTGTGGATCGCATATCCTTTCAATCTCGAGATAAGATAGTTCCACCCTTGAAAAAGACTTTGTACAAGAAAATGCACTCTTTTCAACAATCGTATCGATGGAGTGAATTTATGCAGAATATAATTACCGGCAATCGCCAAATTGTTATCAGCCCTTCAAAAACCTTAAGTCTGAATCACATCGAGAGTCGCCTGAGAaacttttattttaatgaaactAGAACCAGTTATGACAATGACAGTTATTATATAATGGAACGATGGAAGTCAATTATTAAAAGTATAGACAAGGCGAACAAAGAATACGACAGGCTTGATCTTAACTTGACGACGGTGCGGGGCTGTACGACAGTGGTACGTGGTCCTCCATTGTTTTGCCGTAGGAGTGTGATGGGAATACGAACTTATTCCCAAACAGATCCAAAAAGGAAGTTTAGCTTTGTTATGGATAAAATTATGCTTCCTTTGGCACTCGAATTTTACCTCAAGTCCCGCCAAAATGAGCTTATTGAGACAGTAAGGAGAGAAACCCCTCGCTTGAACTCGGCTAATTCGGCTCAAGCACTCCAAAAAATTTGTGGCAGTCGCTCAAACAGACAACAAGAGTTTGAAAACTACCTTAGTGGAATAGCTGGGAACCCGTCTTACACAGAGCTAGATGTACGTCGCTCATTAGATTATATAAACAAGGTACGTCTTCAAAGAATCATAAATCTCCTGGATTATGTAGAAGATCAAGGTTGGGCAGATGGGAGTGCCATAGGTTCCTTGGATCACGAGATGAATCGCGATGGCGCTGGATTTATGCACactctttttttcctaaaaGAATCTTTGCATGCGAATTCTGCAAACAAAAGCAGACTGTTAAAGTTAATAAATACATCAAAATGGTACAATGACTTTGGAGAAGTGTATCAAACACCTCACTTTGAGTACAGTGGAACAACAGCTGACATAATGATAACTATGATGCTATTTCGCCTGATGATAGTGTTGATAATGCCAACTGGTACGGACGACGAGATCAAGGCAAGACAAAGGGATATGGATGCCTTGAAAAAATGGATGAACAACGCTTTGACGATCAACAAAGCGTTTGGAGGAGTAATCAAACCTGACTATACCGGTTTTCATCACATGGCATTCTACGGATCTGCATACATACCTCAGGCATTACATACGGCAGCTCTAATACAGTACCTACTGGAAGGAACTGACTTTGAGTTATCCCCCACAGCAAAACAAAATTTGCAACAGGGACTTAAAACCCTGCGAGTGATAGCTGTGAAATATTCTACCCCAAGTAGTGTTGGAGGTCGTTTTCCCGACTTCTCGAAGGCAGTTCTGGCCCAAATACTTCCTGCGTATGCTTACCTTAGCATTTCTTATCCAGGGGCGCTAATTACATCTCCGACGCCTGGAATTACCGTCTCTGACCTGACTGGAGATGCGAAAATGTTCCTACGCTTATACCAGACTTCGGACGAGACAGTAGAGAAGTACCTAACTAACGGAAATATCCACGCAGGAAAGACATACATGAGCACCCTGGGATCTGTCGACATAATGAAATCC GTTTATGACAGGGCCCTTTCAAAGAATGTTTTTGCTGAGCCATCTCCAGAAGGCCATTGGTCCAAGAATTTTGCAGCCCTCTCTATTCACCGTCGCAAAGATTGGGCCGTGACAGTGAAGGGCTTTAACAGGTTTGTCTGGGACTTTGAAGGAACTCTGGAGGAAAATGCTCATGGTATCTTTCAAAGTCATGGCGCAATGCTAATAGCCAACAGTGAGGAGTCACTAAAGGCACATAACGTAAGTGAGGGATGGGACTGGACCAAAATTCCTGGCGCCACTACAATGAACCTCACCCTCAAGGAAACACTACTGAAGGAAGCAAGACATTTTAGTCCACGGTCTTATGCTGGAGGAGTTACCTTCAAAGGGCCAGAGCCTTTCTCGGACGGAGCGTTTGGTATGGACTTCCATCAACCGGATTACCAATTCTTCAACCAGAATCATCCCCATCCCAATATTAAACTTTCTTTTAAGAAGTCTGTTTTCTTTTATCAAAACTTGTTAGTCTGCCTGGGCAGCAACATTAGCGTACAGAACGGTGGCGACAGGGTGGCACAAACAACACTTTTTCAGGACAGGTTGCAGAGTGTAAGTTCAGCTCCAGCCCCAGTTGAGAGAAAGGATAATCAAACTGGGAAGATTGATTACGTGTCTATTGTTGATACAAAAGGGAACAGCTACTTCATTCCACGTTCCAGTGCTTCAAGTCTGAAATTTCAAGCTACAAACCAAACATCTCAAACGCCGTCAAGGAACCCGTCTGTTGGTTACTACGCTACCACCTGGCTTGAGCACAGGTCCCCAAACAGCAACTATGAGTACGCAGTTTATGTAAATACACCATCATACCCAAAATCTGCAGACGTCTTCTGGGAATATCACCATCATTACCCTTATGAAAAGCCATACATAGTTCTAAAGCAGGATCACGAAGCGCACGTGGTGAAATTTGAGATAACACCAGCACGCTGGACAGTGCTAGAGCCCTTCTATAGCTACGTCATATTTATGTCCAACCCAACTCTTCCTGATGGTCCAATCACGGAAGTCACCAATCAATGTCGCATTATGATAGACGATGATGCTATGTTCGTCTATCTAAGCATCAGCTACCCTGACTTGAATTTCCCAGTTCCAAACCAATTGAAAGCTTTAAGAGATATTGGAGATACCGAGATGTTCTACATGGAAAGCGAGGAAGTCGAAGTGAGCGTGACACTAACAACCAACGTGAACAAGACCCTGCCGACGCAGCCAGTGGTACATGGATTGCCAGACCGCCATGGCTACGTCCCAGAAGTTCGCGTGGAGTCGGCTTTGTCTTCTCCTGGGTCACCCAAGGGAAACACGATTGTCTTCTCCAACCTTAAGAATGGATTCAGCGTTGAAATCAAGTTAAGAAAATAA